DNA from Campylobacter sp. RM5004:
TACTTTACCTTGGCTTTTAGCTAAATTTATGGGAGTTCCATTTTATTTTGGTGGAACATCAGTTTTAATTGTTGTTCAAGTAGCACTTGATACTATGAGAAAAATTGAAGCTCAAATGTATGTGAATAAATACCAAACCTTAAGTGCAGTAGGCTTATGATAATTAATAGGCAAATATTTTTGCCGATTTTTTTGGCTATATTTTTTGCGTCTTGTTCGCAAAATATAGCCGATTTAGAATATGAAGAAATTAATAGTTTTAAACAAGATAATATAATTTTAATAGATGAGATTTATGCAAATTATCCAGCTCAAATGTTTGAGCCAAATGCAATTTATGATTCTAAATTAAACCTAGAGCTTACAAAAAATCCAAATAAAATGATTGAAAAAATATTAATAGCAGCTCATTCTTGGCGTTATACTCCATATAAATTAGGCGGAACGAATAAGAATAAAGGTGCTGATTGTTCTTCTTTTACACAAGATATTTATAAAAATGTTTATGGTATTAATTTAGAAAGAACTACAAAATATCAAAGACTAGGCGGAGAAAAAGTTTCAAAATCTAAGCTAAAAGTAGGAGATTTATTGTTTTTTAAGACTGATGGCCCTTTTGGTTTACATGTTGGAATATATCTTGAAAATAATAATTTCATACACTTATCTTCAAAAGGCGGAACAAGAATTCAAAGCCTTAATGTAAGATATTGGAATACTAGATACATAGAAGCAAGAAGGTATGTAAATGCTAAATAAAATAGCCATATTTGATAGTGGAGTAGGTGGTCTTGGAACTTTAGATTTATTAGTAAAAAACAAAATCGCAAAAGAAATAATATATTATGCTGATAATAAAAATGTCCCTTTTGGAACAAAAAGCAAAGAAGAGATTTTAATAATAGGTCAGAACGCTATTGATTATTTAACAAGTTTAAATGTAGATTTAATAATACTAGCTTGTAACACAGTTAGTTCAATTTTAAACGAACTTAATGTAAATACAAAGGTTTTGCCTATTAGTGATTATGGTATTTTAGGACTTAGTAAAATAGCAAATAATCAAAACACCTTAGTAGTTGCAACAAAGGCTACTATTAATTCAGGTATATATCAAAGAGCTTGTGAAAAATACAATATAAAAGCAGATTTTATAAGCCCAATTTCTTTTGTTCCAATAGTAGAAAGTATGCAATATTCAAAATCAAGCGAATATTTTGCAGAGTATTTTCAAAAAAATGATTATGAAAATATACTTTATGCTTGCACTCATTATCCGTTTTTAGAAAAAGAGTTTAAAGCTTATTTTCCTAAAGCAAATTTATTAGACCCTGCAAAAATCCTAGCAACTACGATGAAAAATGAATATTGCAAAGAAGAATTTGAATTCGGAATTAAGATTGACTTTAAAGCAAGTAAAGACATTAAAATACTTCAAGATTTTTATGAAAGGATTAAAAATGTATGATATTTTAGTTAAACCTTGTGGTGAATACGCTACAAATTGCTATATAGTAAAGCATGAATTAGGCGATATTGTGATTGACCCAGGTAAAGGAGCATTAGAATTTATAAAAGCAAAATCTAAAAAAGTTGTAGCTATTTTAAACACTCACGGACATTATGATCATATATGGGATAATAAATTAGTAGCAAATGAATTTCAAGCTCCCATTTATACTCCAAAAGATGATATTTTTATGCTTGAAGATGATGGCAGTGGCTATTTAAGCAGTAATGATATTTCAATTGCTGTTGGCGATAAAGAAGAATTAGTTTTTAATGGTTTAAAATTTACCTTTCATCATTTTGCAGGACACACGCCGGGTTGTTCTATAATAGAATTTGATAATCTTTATTTTAGTGGCGATTTTTTATTTGAAAGAAGCATAGGAAGATGGGATTTTGAGTTTTCAAATGCTGATGATATGGTAAAAAGTCTAGAAAAAGCAAAATCTTTAAAAGATGATTTTTATTTACTTCCAGGTCATGGAAATCAAACAAAAGTTAGTTTAGAAAAACCGCATTTTGATTCTTGGATAAGATATATTAAACAATGCTAATTTTTATTTATATACTTATATTTTTTGGTTCAATGGCATGGTTTTTTCAAAAAAATTCTCCAAAAAATGAAACAATAGCAAAAATCGGCAGAAGATGCCCTTGCACAAGGCTTGCAAAAAGTGGATTTTTAAGCAAATTATTGATTTATACTAGCATTGCTGTATTTGTAATTAATGGATTAATGTTAGACTATGTAGGATTTAATAAAGATAATGCCTTTCAATTATTCTTAGCATTAGTGCTTGTATTTTTAGGTTATAAAGTTAAAAAGGAATAGAAATGATAGAAATAAAAAAACCAATAGAAATAGAAAAATTAAGAGTTGCAAATAAAATGGTTGCAAAAACGCTAGATTATTTACAAACTATAATAAAACCAGGAATTTCTTTAAAAGAAATAGATAAAGCAGCCGAAAATTATATTTTAAGCCTTGGTGCAAAACCAGCATTTAAAGGTCTTTATGGCTTTCCAGGTGCAATTTGCGTAAGTCTTAACGAAACTTGTATTCATGGAATTCCTGATGATAGGATTTTAAAAGAAGGCGATATTGTAGGTTGCGATGTTGGAACTTTTATAGATGGATATTATGGCGATGCTGCAAGAACTTATGCAGTTGGAAAAATCTCAAAAAAAGATGAAGAATTAATTGCTTGCAGTAAAGATTGCCTATTAAATGCAATTAGCCAGATTAAAGAAGGTATGAGATTTAAAGAACTTAGCAAGATTTTAGAAGATTTTATTCGCTCTCGTGGTTTTGTTCCATTAGAAGGGTTTTGCGGACATGGAATCGGTAGAAAACCACACGCTGAGCCTGAAATCCCAAACTATTTGCATCCAAATGATAGTATAAAAAATGGTCCAAAGATTAAAAACGGAATGGTATTTTGCATAGAGCCTATGATTTGTCAAAAAGACGGAAGACCAAAAAATCTAAAAGGAATGTGGGAAACAGCCTCAATGGACGGCTTAAACACAGCTCATTACGAGCATTGCGTAGCTATTGTAAATGGAAGAGCTGAGATTTTATCAATTGATGAGTAATTTATGGATATAAAAACAATTAAGCCTAAATTAGATTTTAGCAATGTTTTATATTTTGTATTTATTGCTTTGATCATTGCAATAACACAAGGAGTTTTTAAAGCAGGCTTTATTTATTTAGGCATATTTTTCTTAATTTTACTCATAATATATATTTATGATATGCCTATAACTGAAGTTGTTTTGTATGATGGTGGAATAGCAATAAGTTTTATATTTTTTACAAAAAATATAAAACTAAGCGATATTAAAAGTTATAAAAGAAAAAGAAATTGCTTAAAAATTAAAGCCAATGGTAGATTTTATTCAAATATAAAATTAAAAAATTTTCATAAAAATAGCATTGATGAAATAATAAATCATTTAAATACTGCTAATTCTTAAAAGTCTTGGAATTTGAATTAGGATTTTTAATTTCCTAATTCAAATTCTTTATTCAACCGTTACACTTTTTGCTAAGTTTCTTGGCATATCAACATTTGCACCAACACGATTTGTGATTTCTAGTGCAAATAATTGCATAATTACCATCATTTCAAAAAACTCGCTTAGATAATGCTCTTGTTCGCTTGTTTTTATAAAATCATCTGCTTCAACAAACTCAATAGGAGAAATTGCTAAAATATTTGCATCTCTTGCACTTAATTCTAAAACATTTGAACGAGTTTTATCATAAAGAATATTTTTTGGCATAAATGCGATTGTGAATAATTCACTATCAGCAAGTGCAATAGGACCATGCTTCATCTCACCTGCTGCGTAGCCTTCTGCGTGCATATAGCTAATTTCTTTTAATTTTAGTGCAGCTTCAAGTGCAAGCGGATAGAATAAATCTCTACCTATAAAGAAAAAGCCGTGTCCGTGTAAATAGCGTTTGCTTAAGCGTTTTAGTTTATCGTGGGTTTGTTTATTTACCTTTAAAACATTTGATAAATTTTTTATCGCTTCAAGTTCTTTTGTTATATTTAAATCTTTATTTTTATTTAAATATAGAGCTAGTAGCCATAGGTTTAGCATTTGAGCACAAAAGGCCTTTGTACTTGCAACACTTTTTTCAATTCCTGCACGAATTAAAATACAATAATCAGCACTTCTTGCTATGCTTGAATTATCAACATTACATAATGCTAAGGTCTTAAGCCCTGCATTTTTTGCTATTTTTAGTGCTTCTAGTGTATCGGCTGTTTCGCCACTTTGTGAAATACAAACAAATAAAGCATTTTTATCTAAAAAGCCTTTTTTGTATCTAAACTCACTAGCGATTTCTACACGACATTCAATTAAAGCCTCTCTTTCATAATAATAACTCATAGCAAGTGCTGCATGATAGCTTGTGCCACAAGCACAAATTATGATTTTGCTAAATTCCTGATTCAAATTCTTTAGCTCATCAAAACTTACTTTATCGTTTGCAATTCTTCCTATTAATATGTTTTGCACGATTTGGCTTTGCTCGTAGATTTCTTTTTCCATAAAGGTATCAAAGCCATCTTTTAAAGCACTTTCTTTATCACAACTTAGTTCTTTAAACTCAACCGAGCCATTTAATAAATGTATGCCACTTTTATTTATATAGCCAAAATCTCCATCATTTAAATACGCTACTTTTTTGCATACTCCAACCAAAGGAGCATCGCAAGATGCTAAATAAAACTCATCAGCTTTTTCACCTAAACCTATTATTAAAGGAGCATTTTTCTTTGCGAAAAATATAGTATTAGGAGCTTTTTTTGTAATTAATAAGATAGCAAAAGCACCATCAAGCTTTTTAACAACTTCGCTAAAGGCTTTTTGTGGTTCTAAATCTTTTGCATATTTTTCAAATAAATGCACGATAACTTCGGTATCGGTTTGCGAATTAAAATTAATATTTTTTAATTCTTCTTTTATTTCTTTGTAGTTTTCAATAATTCCATTGTGAATTACACAAGAATATTCTCCATAATGTGGATGAGAGTTTATATCATCAGGTTTTCCATGAGTTGCCCAACGAGTATGACCTATCGCAACGCCTTCTTTATTAAAGCTTAAATCATTCATAAAATTAGCTAGATTTTCTAGTTTTCCTGCTTTTTTATAGAAGTTTAGCTCATTGTTTTCTAAAATCGCCATTCCAGCACTATCATATCCACGATATTCAAGCTCTTTTAAGCCTTTTAAAATAATTTCTTTTTTTTCTAATTGTCCTAAATAACCGACTATTCCGCACATTTTTTATCCTTTAAATATAAAAATTATGCTAATTTATAGTAAGTTGTTAAACAAAGATAAATATAATCGTTTTTCTTTTTTAAGGATGGTAAATGGATATTTTAGAAGCGTTAGAAGAAGGAAAAAGATTAAGCGAAGAAAATTGCTACAAATTATACGATTTAGATTTGCAAGTCTTAGGATTTTACGCTAATAAAAAGAGATTAAAACTTCACGGAAAAAAAGTTTATTTTAATTGTAATCGCCACATTAATCCTACAAATATGTGTGTTGATACTTGTGCCTTTTGTGCGTTTTCAGCTCATAGACACAATCCAAATCCATATCATCTAACCCACGAAGAAATCTTAAAAATAGTTGATGATACCGTTACTCGTGGAACGAAAGAAATCCATATAGTTTCAGCTCATAACAAAAAAGGTGGTTGGGAGTGGTATTTTGAAATTTTCAAAAAGATTAAAGACAAATACCCACACTTACACATCAAAGCCATGACAGCTGCGGAGATTAATTTCATTGCAAAAAGTTTTTTCAATGGTGATTTTAACGCAGTAATTGAGAAAATGTTAGAATTTGGAGTTGATTCTATGCCAGGTGGCGGTGCTGAAATTTTTGATGAGAAAGTCAGAAACGAGCTTTGTGCTAGCAAAGTAAGTTCAACAGATTGGCTTAAAATTCATGGGCTATGGCATCAAAAAGGAAAACAAAGTAATGCAACAATGCTTTTTGGACACATAGAAAGTCGTGAAAATAGAATTGACCATATGCTAAGATTAAGACATCAGCAAGATATTAGCAAAGGTTTTAATGCTTTTATTCCACTTGTTTGGCAAAAAGATAATTCATTTTTAAAAGACTTAAAGCCGTTAGGAAGTGTTGAGATATTAAAAACTATTGCAATAGCAAGATTAGTTTTAGACAATATCGCTCATATTAAGGCTTATTGGGCTACTTTAGGGCTAAATCTAGCAATGGTAGCACAAGAATACGGAGCAAACGACCTAGATGGCACAATTGAAAAAGAAAATATTCAAAGTGCTGGCGGTGCAAAAAGTGCGAATGGTATTACTCTGCAAGACTTCATAGATAATATCAAAACATCAAATTTAATTCCAATAGAAAGAGATAGTTTATACAATGAAATCAAGGAATATTGATTGAAAACAAAAGTTTTAAACATCAAAATCAATAACACCATTCAAAGGACTTATCTATGAGCTAACAATTCTTTTTACTTTTATTTATTTCAAATTTAGGTGCTTTATGCGAATTATTTTTTAATAAAGGAAAAAAATGGACTTTTTTAAGTTAAAAGAGAATAACACAAGTGTTAAAAACGAGTTTAATGGTGCGTTAGCAACATTTTTATCAATGCTTTATATTATTCCAACAAATGCTTTCATAGTAAGCAATACAGGGCTTAGTGTAGAAGCTTTAATGCTAGCAACAGCTTTAGTTACAATAATTGCAACAGCTTTTACAGGACTTTTTGCAAATACACCAATTGCAATGAGTACAGGCATGGGACTTAATGTATTTTTTACATTCTCAATGTGTAAAGGGCAAGGAATTCCAGTAGAAACTGCCTTGGGGGCTGTTTTTATAAGTGGTTTTATATTTTTAGTATTATCGTTTACAAATTTTCGTATTTTTATTCTAAAGAGTATTCCTGAAGACTTTCGCCGTGCTATTAGTGCTGGTATCGGATGTTTTCTTGCTTTTATGGGAATGAATCAAGCTCACATTGTTGCAGCTGATCCTGTAACACTTCTAAAAATAGGTAATTTTGCTGACCCTAATGTGCTGTTTTGTTTATTTGTTTTATTTTTAATTGTTTGCTTTTGGGCGTGGAAAATTAAAGCAGGTTTTATTTTAGCAGTTTTAATAGGAAGTATTATTGCATGGACTTTTGGCATAGGTGGAGCAAAGTTACCGAGTGAATTTGTAGCAATCCCAAACTTTAGTGAAAAAGATGGGCTTATGAGTATTTTTGCAAAACTTGATATTTTAAGTGCTTTAAGTTTATCGGTTTTACCTGCTGTTATGACACTTTTTGTAACTCAATTATTTGATAGCATAGGAACAATTACTGGCGCAGGAATTAGGGGTGGAATATTTGAAAACAAAAAAAGAGCAGATGGAAGCTTTGATGATAGTGGGGACAAAAAATTAGGAAAAACAATGATAGCAGATGCTGCAGGAACTTGCATAGGTGCTGTTATAGGAACTTCTACTGCTACGGCTTTTGTCGAGAGTAGTGCGGGTGTAGAAAGTGGTGCTAGAACTGGACTTAGTAATATTTTCTTGGCTTTAATGTTTTGTTTATGTATATTTTTCTTACCATTCTTTCAAGCAATTCCTGTAAATGCAATTTATCCTATTTTAATAATGGTTGGAATTTTAATGTTTATGGAAGTTAGTCGCATTGATTTTAAAGACCCTGCTAATAGTGTTGCAACTTTCTTTACTGTTATTATGATGCCATTTACTTATTCTATTACAACAGGTATTGCTTTTGGCTTTATTTCTTATGTTTTAGTTAGATTGTTAAGAAAAGAATTTAATAAGCTAAGTGCTGGTATAATCGTAATCACAATTATTTGTATGGCAGTATTCTTGCTACAATTTATGAAATTTAATTAAAAGGTAAAATTATGTATAAATATACTTATGATGAATTTAAAAATGACTTTGAGCCATTTGCAAAACGCATTAAAGATGAGTTTAATCCTGATGCTTTTGTAGGGGTTGCTCGTGGTGGCTTAACGCTTACTCACGCACTTTCAACTGCGTTAAAGAGTAGAAATGCTTTTGTATTAAATAGCATTCATTATGATGGACAAAAAAAGCTTGATACAATTGAAATTACAAACATTCCTGATTTAAGTAAAGCTAAAAAAGTTTTATTAATTGATGATATTGTAGATAGCGGCGAAAGTCTTGACGCTATTAAGAAAAAGCTATTAGAAATGTATCCGCATTTAGAAATAAAACTTGCAGTTATTTTTTATAAACCAAGTGCGATAATTAAGCCTGAGTTTTGTGTTAAAGAAGCTAAAGAATGGATTAATTTCTTCTGGGATTTTGAAGCGTGATTTATGAAAATAATTTTTGCTATATAAAAAGCCATGAGAGTAATATCCCATGGCTAGAAATACATGCAAAAGATGAATATAAAGAATTAAGCAATGATTATGAAACAAGTTTAAAAATCTTTAAGCTCGCTATGTTTATAGAGCAAATTATGATTGAATTTTATAATCCTATTAAGATTAATCATGCATCATTTGCAAACTACTTGCCTAAAGCTCACTGGCATGTAATGGCTAGATTTAGCGATGATGGATTTTATCCTGAATGCATGTGGGGCAAACAACAAAACGAGCTTAAAAATTATAGAACTAATTTTAATGAATTTTGTAGTATTTTAGCTCAAAAATTATCGGAATTTGAATTAGGAATTTAATTCCTATTTCAAATTCTTTTTTATCTTTTTTAATTCCTTTAGCCTTATTTTATTATCTTGACTTATTTTCATGCTATATCCTACTTTTTGATTCATTAGACTTAAAGTAGCTTTATCTGGTATATTTTCTTTTAAAACTTCAAAGCTTACTTCAAAGTTTTCACCTAAACATTCAGTTATATACCAAGCTTTTGCAATATTTATATAATACTCATTGCTTTTAAGATTGATTACTTTCTTAAGCATTTCGTAATCATCATAAAAATACCTAATACAGCAAATTATCGCAAATCTTATTTTATAAATATGATTTGAATTAAGCCATTTTTCTATACATTTTTTTATTTTTTCCATATTATCAACAAAAGCATTAGGTTTAATGCTATCACAATTACTCCAATTATCTATAATGTCTAGTAGTTTATCTAAGTAATTAACAATCATTTCAAAATCATCAATCATATTTAAAACATAGATATA
Protein-coding regions in this window:
- the glmS gene encoding glutamine--fructose-6-phosphate transaminase (isomerizing), giving the protein MCGIVGYLGQLEKKEIILKGLKELEYRGYDSAGMAILENNELNFYKKAGKLENLANFMNDLSFNKEGVAIGHTRWATHGKPDDINSHPHYGEYSCVIHNGIIENYKEIKEELKNINFNSQTDTEVIVHLFEKYAKDLEPQKAFSEVVKKLDGAFAILLITKKAPNTIFFAKKNAPLIIGLGEKADEFYLASCDAPLVGVCKKVAYLNDGDFGYINKSGIHLLNGSVEFKELSCDKESALKDGFDTFMEKEIYEQSQIVQNILIGRIANDKVSFDELKNLNQEFSKIIICACGTSYHAALAMSYYYEREALIECRVEIASEFRYKKGFLDKNALFVCISQSGETADTLEALKIAKNAGLKTLALCNVDNSSIARSADYCILIRAGIEKSVASTKAFCAQMLNLWLLALYLNKNKDLNITKELEAIKNLSNVLKVNKQTHDKLKRLSKRYLHGHGFFFIGRDLFYPLALEAALKLKEISYMHAEGYAAGEMKHGPIALADSELFTIAFMPKNILYDKTRSNVLELSARDANILAISPIEFVEADDFIKTSEQEHYLSEFFEMMVIMQLFALEITNRVGANVDMPRNLAKSVTVE
- a CDS encoding HIT family protein, translated to MIYENNFCYIKSHESNIPWLEIHAKDEYKELSNDYETSLKIFKLAMFIEQIMIEFYNPIKINHASFANYLPKAHWHVMARFSDDGFYPECMWGKQQNELKNYRTNFNEFCSILAQKLSEFELGI
- the map gene encoding type I methionyl aminopeptidase, translating into MIEIKKPIEIEKLRVANKMVAKTLDYLQTIIKPGISLKEIDKAAENYILSLGAKPAFKGLYGFPGAICVSLNETCIHGIPDDRILKEGDIVGCDVGTFIDGYYGDAARTYAVGKISKKDEELIACSKDCLLNAISQIKEGMRFKELSKILEDFIRSRGFVPLEGFCGHGIGRKPHAEPEIPNYLHPNDSIKNGPKIKNGMVFCIEPMICQKDGRPKNLKGMWETASMDGLNTAHYEHCVAIVNGRAEILSIDE
- the mqnE gene encoding aminofutalosine synthase MqnE is translated as MDILEALEEGKRLSEENCYKLYDLDLQVLGFYANKKRLKLHGKKVYFNCNRHINPTNMCVDTCAFCAFSAHRHNPNPYHLTHEEILKIVDDTVTRGTKEIHIVSAHNKKGGWEWYFEIFKKIKDKYPHLHIKAMTAAEINFIAKSFFNGDFNAVIEKMLEFGVDSMPGGGAEIFDEKVRNELCASKVSSTDWLKIHGLWHQKGKQSNATMLFGHIESRENRIDHMLRLRHQQDISKGFNAFIPLVWQKDNSFLKDLKPLGSVEILKTIAIARLVLDNIAHIKAYWATLGLNLAMVAQEYGANDLDGTIEKENIQSAGGAKSANGITLQDFIDNIKTSNLIPIERDSLYNEIKEY
- a CDS encoding aspartate/glutamate racemase family protein, whose product is MLNKIAIFDSGVGGLGTLDLLVKNKIAKEIIYYADNKNVPFGTKSKEEILIIGQNAIDYLTSLNVDLIILACNTVSSILNELNVNTKVLPISDYGILGLSKIANNQNTLVVATKATINSGIYQRACEKYNIKADFISPISFVPIVESMQYSKSSEYFAEYFQKNDYENILYACTHYPFLEKEFKAYFPKANLLDPAKILATTMKNEYCKEEFEFGIKIDFKASKDIKILQDFYERIKNV
- a CDS encoding MBL fold metallo-hydrolase — encoded protein: MYDILVKPCGEYATNCYIVKHELGDIVIDPGKGALEFIKAKSKKVVAILNTHGHYDHIWDNKLVANEFQAPIYTPKDDIFMLEDDGSGYLSSNDISIAVGDKEELVFNGLKFTFHHFAGHTPGCSIIEFDNLYFSGDFLFERSIGRWDFEFSNADDMVKSLEKAKSLKDDFYLLPGHGNQTKVSLEKPHFDSWIRYIKQC
- a CDS encoding NCS2 family permease, with product MDFFKLKENNTSVKNEFNGALATFLSMLYIIPTNAFIVSNTGLSVEALMLATALVTIIATAFTGLFANTPIAMSTGMGLNVFFTFSMCKGQGIPVETALGAVFISGFIFLVLSFTNFRIFILKSIPEDFRRAISAGIGCFLAFMGMNQAHIVAADPVTLLKIGNFADPNVLFCLFVLFLIVCFWAWKIKAGFILAVLIGSIIAWTFGIGGAKLPSEFVAIPNFSEKDGLMSIFAKLDILSALSLSVLPAVMTLFVTQLFDSIGTITGAGIRGGIFENKKRADGSFDDSGDKKLGKTMIADAAGTCIGAVIGTSTATAFVESSAGVESGARTGLSNIFLALMFCLCIFFLPFFQAIPVNAIYPILIMVGILMFMEVSRIDFKDPANSVATFFTVIMMPFTYSITTGIAFGFISYVLVRLLRKEFNKLSAGIIVITIICMAVFLLQFMKFN
- a CDS encoding DNA alkylation repair protein — translated: MNIEEFLINNTDKIYKDYCEKSIFTKYKIYGVKNNKLKKIAKNIVKAGKEKEILDNFDFKSFEEIQLYIYVLNMIDDFEMIVNYLDKLLDIIDNWSNCDSIKPNAFVDNMEKIKKCIEKWLNSNHIYKIRFAIICCIRYFYDDYEMLKKVINLKSNEYYINIAKAWYITECLGENFEVSFEVLKENIPDKATLSLMNQKVGYSMKISQDNKIRLKELKKIKKNLK
- a CDS encoding NlpC/P60 family protein; translated protein: MIINRQIFLPIFLAIFFASCSQNIADLEYEEINSFKQDNIILIDEIYANYPAQMFEPNAIYDSKLNLELTKNPNKMIEKILIAAHSWRYTPYKLGGTNKNKGADCSSFTQDIYKNVYGINLERTTKYQRLGGEKVSKSKLKVGDLLFFKTDGPFGLHVGIYLENNNFIHLSSKGGTRIQSLNVRYWNTRYIEARRYVNAK
- a CDS encoding phosphoribosyltransferase family protein, with amino-acid sequence MYKYTYDEFKNDFEPFAKRIKDEFNPDAFVGVARGGLTLTHALSTALKSRNAFVLNSIHYDGQKKLDTIEITNIPDLSKAKKVLLIDDIVDSGESLDAIKKKLLEMYPHLEIKLAVIFYKPSAIIKPEFCVKEAKEWINFFWDFEA